The DNA window AAGCACCCTATTTCTCCAGAGACTTCGCAAAATTACTATTTAACAAACACATTTAGCAATTCTATAAAAAATTTGGAAGGTTACAATAAAAAAGCTATTCATCTTTATATATAacagtgttttccagtgatgggttgcagctagaaccattagtatctggatgcagcctttatgatgcaagctgagactgcatcactcagcgatgcaatgtcaaacacaatgcactcaaatggagctagtgacgtcactgtgacgggaagggttaggtgagcccattaaaaagcattggatgcagcccagattgcactgcaccaggtctgcagccagacccctctcgctagaagggcatccgctgcgtaaaaacgtgctggataaattggtggttcattccactgtggcgaccccagattaataacgggactaagccaaaaagaaaacaaatgaatgaataacatagtttctcaaccacgttgctggaggaccaccagctctgcgtATTTTGCATATCTCCTTAACCAAAAATTTAGATCAActcatttagttatttagcagacgcttttatccaaagcgttACCAAACTCATTAGAAGAGTCTGAAAAATACCCAAAGCACGCAGTCTTGGTGGTCCTcgaggaacatggttgagaaacactgatttatattaatatagcaaaaatgttgtaaaaagtCAGGAATTAAACGTCAGCTGAATAAATAGCAGCTAAATtatgcatatattttattttaacactgATTTTCTTCAAAAATTTCCATTGACCTCCATCAATCCACAGATTTCAAGACACTTTCTATGCAGTCTATTTCTTTGCAAGCACATACTCTTTTAAATACATCACAATACAGACGTCTGTCTTCACAGATGCTTCTATGCAATTATAATGAGTGAAATTCACACGTATGCaccaaaatctttttattttttgatagctGCACAATATTTCTGACATTACCAATTAATCTCtttatttatcaaatttatttacaCTTTCAAGAGAATAATGACATAATCACAATGATTTATTTCATTCAAAGGTATTCATATATACACACTTTCATCCAGTCCAGAAGTACAGCTGAATTTAGACAATCATTAGAAAACCATTGAGATGCATAACAACAAAATGGTGACTGACTGCACACGTCTTTATGCTGAAGCCTTTTGCTTGTTGTGTTTAGCAAACCACTCATCACTCTTGTCCGCAGCGATGGCCTGTCAAAGAAACCACACATAAATGAGGTTTGAAAGTGGATTTATGGTTTACTGTGTGATAAAAAATAGATACTGATTACCTCATCTAGTAATTGATTCCCATTAGGATCCACTGCAGAAAGCTGCCTGAAGGCCTCGTCACCCACAAAACAGATCTCATGGCCGTCCTGCATTATGTGGAAATCACCAGAGTCAGTCAAGCAGACTATTGACAAACACTTACAGTTTTTAGACAATGGAGACTCACAGGATCCCCAAGAATGACGACTTCCACTGTGGCTTTTCCAGGTGTATCCAGACTCACAAGAGGGGTGATTATTTTCTCACTGTCTTTTTTCATCAGGGCTTCAATGTCAGGCAACTATAAAGAAGCAGTTTAATTTAAATTCTTTCAATGAAGAAAAATGACTGGCTTTCAGAGCTTTACCTGACCTGATCCCGAGGACAAGCGAATGCAATCCTTCCAAAAGCGGTTCCATGATCCACAGCGCCTCCAATGTCTTGCAACTCCAGcttacactaataataataataatgatgataaattattattatgataaattGTTATTGTTGCTTACatccttttttttcattcatcaCTTTGTAAAcacttttaggattttttttttaaaagagcagaaactttgaaaaaagataattttcttaaataaaatCTCTTGTAACTACACAAATTATAGTTTATGTAAAATTATTCCCCTGGGGGTTCACTATagtacatttatttgcattaataaattgaaatgcaatgggtggggtggggggttctctccacaggacaacggcaccagtgcgcttaagcctagttcacactacaggattttaaacatcagcagatcgctgtgccgttcacactacatgacttgactttgtgtcttttaatctctgtggtgttcacactaggcaacactctgtgaatgatccacaagaggggggtcacacactacatgatctgacaacaactcattccccaacagctcattcaagctaccaaaccacagccaatgaaaatttgagggaggagtcgtcagaaaaagctgaacactattggctgcttgtgtgctgatgacatcactgacagcgtttcaagctttggtgaaagcatttaaaaacattgtcaaatcagctgatgcatcagcggattaatcactcatctgcaaggttccagtggatagatacacagagagtttttaatttttgtaattgtataactctttgaaataaaacttacatatttataacaccctgccgttttctaactatcagtgtatttctttctgacattgtcattttttttattacaaaacagtaaagaactgagcatttctgccttaaactaccatattggttaaaatgactgcatggatgtctgatacttttcgctgtgactttaaatatgtgtgcattttcttgcctagcaacttcctgctaacataaacaaaactttctgatggcaaaaacatcaatttacttcagatatctttcaaaacagcatattctgtgctgtgaaattgctcctgtttgaaagtgaaaatgaaagccaagcctttaagtgttttagtatcttaactacatatttataggctgtattaccaaaaaaatattctatttttagggtaatggtgtcattaaatatgataccagacattcaaagcttaattttaatatctcaataatagctttgaatgtaaatatgttgtgacaatatggcgttttatatgagaacagtcagaatgagcagtatggtaattctaatagttacagaattctagttccactgttaatatatcctactctcatgtctgtgttaacgcagaatgaagcaaGTGcgttgatgcccattctgaccaatcacagatgtttctgctgagctcctgagcacacaggcattcagctcatgctgatatgctctctcattggctgcagctcgtcactacatcggaccacacgtggggttgagttgGCCGACTGCTCTCgaatattcagcatgctaaatgttggatttccgtctgcgaggtgtcggcgacgcgttagcgagcctcgttgatgcgttgttcagtagttcacacataaagagcggcgagcgccgtgcacccgcagatttcttcccgatcacagcccgatctgttggcgagctcgttaacttccaaatcaggctcaaatcaggcttaaaatcctctagtgtgaactaggctttaccGCACTCTAGCTATAGGTGGAGCGGAGAGACAGTAATAGATCCAACTAGGTGGAtaaggatgattgggaggccgaAGTAAAAAAAtgtagccttggtgagcagaacacacttcttttaaaaatagaaaaaaaacttccACAAATGGCCTGATATGAGTTTTATTAAAAGAGTCAAACCCAAACTCCTAATCTAAATTCAGAGGGCCTGGTGAGCAgcatgtcctcataattcaattatcgccaaaaatataataaatgtattattttcagcCAAACCTGATTATCTGAGAATCCCATTACTGCAATCTTTTTGTCCTCATTTTTCTCAATAACTTTCATTCCCAGCAGGCCAGACCAATAATGAACAGAACGCTGCAGATCAGACACTGCCAGAGAGACTTTCTGGACGGGATCTATTACCAGGAAAAGAAGCAATCAGTTAAGAGAAGACTCATAATGGCACACTGTGACCTCATTTATATAAACATTTCATAAAAGGAAGCTCTCACATCCCTATTATGACACAGTTGTTCTTATTTCTGTAATGAATAGCAATTATTCAAGTGTAACACATTTTTTTCGGCAAATACCCACCAGAGTTTGGCTGTTCCTTGTCTATGAGGTAGAAGCGGTATCCACCTGGAGCCTCAGTCATGTAGAGACAATCTCCAACTTGTGTAAGAGGCCAGTTTAACCTCTTAGCATTACTGACAGCCTGAGCTGACTGAAGAGTGAGACCCTAACAGTGAAGAGAAAAACACAGCTTTAGTTATGTCATGAAACAGAATTTAGTTTACAATAAAAGTCTGAATGCTAGTGAATTCTAGGCCACCAAAAAAAGGACATactgttataaataataataataataataataataataataataataataataataataataataataataataataataaagtattgcatTTTTGCTTTTTGGATCGTGCTGCATAACACGATTATCATAATTTGTCAACTTAATGaccataaatgaacaaataatttatgtttctaaattacatttaaataaaacagaagcTGTAATACTTCAAAGAGTATGGTTATTTTATTGGTGGCCATGAATTAAGGTAGAATTCATACTTATATTGTCATTATGTCCTGTTTTCAAAATGCTAATTTTGACATGTGTGGATTAGATTTTACATACATATAAAGCATATTAAGTGAAAGTTTAGTGTCTACTttctaataaaaatgttaaaacaaatgattaaattttGCCTAAAATAATGATCATCATCATTCAGCATAACAATGAAAATTAATTAGAATTTTTGGTACTTCTAAGCAGTcatcaaatgataataaataccTGTAAATCTGACAAGAGATAATACAGTATTAAATAACTAATACACTAAATGACAGTTTAATGGATGTATCATCACATGTATGATATTCCTTAttacatacttaaaaaaataagaattctAAATAAATGGCACAATTTGACAATTTGAAATACAAAAATTGTAATTCTATTCGCTGTATTGTTTCATGTGTCGAAATGTTTTATATAAgtacatttttgttcagtaatCTTAGATGTTAAGCGCCTATTTGCAAGGTTTTGAAATCAAAATgttttatagaaaaatataatttaccaGGAAATCATTGCCAAGGCGATATTCACCCACTCCATAATTATAGGTCAACTCTGCAACAAAGTGGTCATCTTCTGGTCCAAAGCCCACCATGGTTTTGCTCCATTTTCCATCATATGGACTGAAACCAAAACAACAAATATATGCTTTTAGTTTACCATATTTATTAGATATTGTATTCTTTATTAAGCTACTTAGTcacatgaaaattaaataaactatgaCTGACCCATTACATGTTGCTTTGCAGCCCTCCTCAAATTCTTCATGGCGCAGAATCTACAAATGATATATATTTATGAACGTTTATACATCTAAAGTTTGAGTCTAAACAAATATGTGGAATGTGACGGGTCAAAATCTGCACAGGCAAGTAACAAAGTTAATACCTCATAAACAATATTAGGAGGCAAAGTTCCCTCTACATAAACAAGATATTAACGTTGACAGCGATTTTACCTTCATTCCCAAGACATCCCGATAAAAAGTGGCTGTCTTGGTCCTGTCTCCAACTTTAAAAACGAAATGTAATGCTCGTCTAAGTGCCATCACTGGTGAAGTTTCCCACTGTAAACGCAATGATCCCTCAAACTGTGTCGATACACAGGACTAGCCATCGACTGCTCTGCTATCGACAGCCCACAGACGTTGAACCAAAAGACTCGTTAGTTTTATGTTTACCTGTACAATCATGCAGCCATATTACGGCTTTATTTCATATAACGTACTGCAAATGAACTAAAACATccattttaaagtatattatgACCATAGACTGGAAAATGTTGATTTTGACTAACAGTTTGGTAAGTTATCACACAAAAATTATTTTGGTACAGTCCATTTTAATGAAGAGATGGATCACTTGAATCGGTTCCTTTGACCTGTTTGTTCCAAAGAGTCGGATCCAACATCAGCTGTTTCGGTTGTAGACACAATTTTCTTTTACGCTTTgaacacatttacacatttacaaaacCATTTCCATTTTCCACATACTCTACAATGTTACATTTAAAGAATTAGGATGTTCACTCCGAATATATCATTGTTTCACatggcattatttattattattattattattattattattattattattattattattattattattattatcattattattattatcatcatcatcatcatcatcattattattattattattattattattatagttattattattattatttcgttAAAGCAAGTAGGATAAATTACATTATCCAGTAATAATtacatatgtttattaaataattttaaaataattaaataatttaaatccgTTTTAATTGTACTCTGTAGCcaataacagatatatttaacattttttatgctAAAAAGAAATTACTAGCAGTCCTTGTGCCGAGTACCCACAGGAAGCAGTATGAAAAAGTTTGGAATATGAAATCTCAAAGCTGAAATAAGAGCATGTATTTAAGACTGAACAGGAACATTACATAAATTATTGAACTATGTCCAGTTGTGCTTagagttatatattttttataattattatttttatcagtagttgtagtagtattaatattaataagaaataTAAACCATTTACccacaaaaatattaacaaatcacagacaaaaatgataaaatattgtaACGAACTGAAACAGTTCAACTTGTCTTTTTAATCAACTTTTGCACGTTCAGACATCCTTGTGTTCACTCCCAAACCCACACTGTTCACCCACACAATATTATAACTGTCTCATCCAACAATCAGAAAAACGCTCCCTCCCTCTCGAGTGCGCAGACTCGCTTTTCCCCAAGTCAAGCCCCTTACAACCCCACATTGCAAATACAGATACACCCCAAATAGAACACAGGAACTGTATTAAACCTTTTCAAACATGCTACAATGTACTGAAATGtatttgaatataattttaatagATAGAttgaatttatcttttttttgtgacacaagcagaaaatctaaataagtgtaataattttacacttttTCTGCAAAAGATGATAAAGAAAAATGCAAGAAATCCACTGTTCTTTTGTTGTTACATAGCAAAGTCCAATAAAGTGCTAAGAATGAACAGGTTTGAACATAAACCTTCTGATTTGATTCAAAGAATCGACTCAAAAGAACAACTCATTCACGAATTGGTACGCTCGTTCGTTCCCACAGTGACGCGGAAGATGACAACAAAGATGGCGGCGCTCATGTACAACGTGAGTCGAGGACTTGTGATGTTAGGAGAGCGTAGTTTATTTCAGAGAGAACGTTACCAGATCTTGGTTAATTCCAGGCGATTTCTCCGAGGCCTCCG is part of the Danio rerio strain Tuebingen ecotype United States chromosome 15, GRCz12tu, whole genome shotgun sequence genome and encodes:
- the glod4 gene encoding glyoxalase domain-containing protein 4 (The RefSeq protein has 1 substitution compared to this genomic sequence), whose amino-acid sequence is MALKRALHFVFKVGDRTKTATFYRDVLGMKILRHEEFEEGCKATCNGPYDGKWSKTMVGFGPEDDHFVAELTYNYGVGEYRLGNDFLGLTLQSAQAVSNAKRLNWPLTQVGDCLYMTEAPGGYRFYLIDKEQPNSDPVQKVSLAVSDLQRSVHYWSGLLGMKVIEKNEDKKIAVMGFSDNQCKLELQDIGGAVDHGTAFGRIAFACPRDQLPDIEALMKKDSEKIITPLVSLDTPGKATVEVVILGDPDGHEICFVGDEAFRQLSAVDPNGNQLLDEAIAADKSDEWFAKHNKQKASA